A window of the Miscanthus floridulus cultivar M001 chromosome 14, ASM1932011v1, whole genome shotgun sequence genome harbors these coding sequences:
- the LOC136505338 gene encoding plasma membrane ATPase 1-like, giving the protein MAEKESNLEAVLKEAVDLENIPLEEVFENLRCSREGLSTQQAQQRLEIFGPNKLEEKEESKFLKFLGFMWNPLSWVMEAAAIMAIALANGGGKPPDWQDFVGIITLLVINSTISFIEENNAGNAAAALMARLAPKAKVLRDGRWTEEEAAILVPGDIVSIKLGDIIPADARLLEGDPLKIDQSALTGESLPVTKGPGDGVYSGSTVKQGEIEAVVIATGVHTFFGKAAHLVDSTNQVGHFQKVLTAIGNFCICSIAVGMFVEIIVMYPIQHRAYRPGIDNLLVLLIGGIPIAMPTVLSVTMAIGSHRLSQQGAITKRMTAIEEMAGMDVLCSDKTGTLTLNKLTVDKNLVEVFERGITQDQVILMAARASRTENQDAIDTAIVGMLADPKEARTGIQEVHFLPFNPTDKRTALTYIDGDGKMYRVSKGAPEQILHLAHNKSEIERRVHAVIDKFAERGLRSLAVAYQEVPEGRKESPGDPWHFVGLMPLFDPPRHDSAETIRRALNLGVNVKMITGDQLAIGKETGRRLGMGTNMYPSSALLGQNKDESIAALPVDDLIEKADGFAGVFPEHKYEIVKRLQARKHICGMTGDGVNDAPALKKADIGIAVADATDAARSASDIVLTEPGLSVIISAVLTSRAIFQRMKNYTIYAVSITIRIVLGFMLLALIWKFDFPPFMVLIIAILNDGTIMTISKDRVKPSPLPDSWKLAEIFTTGVVLGGYQAMMTVIFFWAAYKTNFFPKIFHVESLEKTAQDDFQKLASAVYLQVSTISQALIFVTRSRSWSFVERPGFLLVFAFLVAQLIATLIAVYADWAFTSIKGIGWGWAGIVWLYNIIFYFPLDIIKFLIRYALSGKAWDLVIEQRIAFTRKKDFGREERELKWAHAQRTLHGLQAPDAKMFPEKAGYNELNQMAEEAKRRAEIARLRELHTLKGHVESVVKLKGLDIETIQQSYTV; this is encoded by the exons ATGGCTGAGAAGGAGAGCAACCTCGAGGCCGTCCTCAAGGAGGCCGTCGACCTG GAGAACATCCCCCTCGAGGAGGTGTTCGAGAATCTGAGATGCAGCCGCGAGGGTCTCTCCACTCAGCAGGCGCAGCAGCGCCTCGAAATCTTTGGCCCCAACAAGCTCGAGGAGAAGGAG GAGAGCAAATTCCTCAAGTTTTTGGGCTTCATGTGGAATCCGCTCTCCTGGGTCATGGAGGCTGCAGCAATCATGGCCATTGCCCTTGCCAATGGAGGG GGGAAGCCACCAGATTGGCAGGACTTTGTCGGTATCATAACTCTTCTTGTCATCAACTCAACAATCAGTTTTATCGAGGAAAACAATGCTGGTAATGCTGCTGCAGCCCTCATGGCTCGTCTCGCACCTAAAGCCAAG GTGCTTCGTGACGGTAGATGGACTGAGGAAGAGGCAGCCATTCTTGTACCGGGAGACATTGTCAGTATTAAACTCGGAGACATTATACCTGCAGATGCACGCCTCCTTGAGGGGGATCCTTTGAAGATCGATCAG TCTGCCCTGACCGGAGAGTCACTGCCAGTCACCAAAGGTCCCGGTGATGGTGTCTATTCTGGTTCGACGGTCAAGCAAGGTGAAATTGAAGCTGTTGTGATTGCCACTGGTGTTCACACTTTCTTCGGAAAGGCTGCTCACCTTGTTGACTCCACAAACCAAGTTGGCCATTTCCAGAAG GTCTTGACGGCTATTGGGAACTTCTGCATTTGCTCAATTGCTGTGGGgatgtttgttgagatcattgTCATGTATCCTATCCAGCACAGGGCATACCGCCCTGGGATCGACAACCTCCTTGTCCTTCTCATTGGAGGCATCCCCATAGCCATGCCGACAGTCCTATCTGTAACTATGGCTATTGGGTCCCATCGTTTGTCTCAACAG GGAGCTATCACAAAGAGAATGACTGCAATTGAGGAGATGGCTGGCATGGATGTTCTTTGCAGTGATAAAACAGGAACTCTGACCCTGAACAAGCTTACTGTGGACAAGAACCTCGTTGAG GTTTTTGAAAGGGGCATTACTCAGGACCAAGTGATACTCATGGCTGCTAGAGCATCTCGTACAGAAAACCAAGATGCTATTGATACTGCTATAGTTGGGATGCTTGCTGATCCTAAAGAG GCACGGACTGGCATCCAAGAAGTTCACTTCCTGCCATTCAATCCTACTGACAAAAGGACAGCACTGACATATATTGACGGTGATGGGAAAATGTATCGTGTTAGTAAGGGTGCACCTGAGCAG ATTCTCCATTTGGCTCACAACAAGTCAGAGATAGAGAGGAGGGTCCATGCTGTGATTGATAAATTTGCAGAGCGTGGACTTAGATCGCTTGCTGTAGCATATCAG GAAGTACCTGAAGGGAGGAAAGAAAGTCCTGGTGATCCATGGCACTTCGTTGGTCTCATGCCACTTTTTGATCCTCCAAGACATGACAGTGCTGAAACAATTCGGAGGGCACTCAACCTTGGTGTTAATGTCAAGATGATCACTG GTGATCAGTTGGCAATCGGAAAGGAAACAGGACGCCGTCTAGGAATGGGTACAAATATGTATCCTTCTTCTGCTTTGTTAGGGCAGAACAAGGATGAGTCTATTGCTGCTTTACCTGTTGATGATCTCATCGAGAAAGCCGATGGTTTTGCTGGTGTATTCCCTG AACATAAGTATGAGATCGTGAAACGTCTGCAAGCACGGAAGCATATCTGTGGAATGACTGGTGATGGAGTAAATGATGCTCCAGCCCTGAAGAAAGCTGATATCGGTATTGCTGTTGCCGATGCAACTGATGCAGCCAGGAGTGCTTCAGATATTGTCCTCACAGAACCAGGACTTAGTGTGATCATTAGTGCTGTGCTTACTAGTCGCGCTATTTTCCAGCGTATGAAGAATTACACG ATCTATGCTGTCTCGATCACCATTCGTATTGTG CTTGGATTTATGCTCCTTGCCCTCATTTGGAAATTTGATTTCCCCCCATTCATGGTCCTAATCATTGCAATTCTAAATGATG GTACCATAATGACTATATCAAAGGATCGTGTAAAACCATCCCCACTACCCGACAGCTGGAAGCTGGCTGAAATTTTCACAACTGGAGTTGTCCTTGGTGGATATCAGGCAATGATGACTGTCATCTTCTTTTGGGCTGCATACAAGACAAACTTTTTTCCA AAAATATTTCATGTTGAAAGCCTTGAGAAGACGGCTCAAGATGATTTCCAAAAGCTTGCCTCTGCTGTTTACCTGCAAGTCAGCACCATCAGCCAAGCCCTCATCTTTGTGACAAGGTCCCGAAGTTGGTCATTTGTCGAGCGCCCAGGGTTTCTACTGGTTTTTGCTTTCTTGGTTGCGCAGCTG ATTGCTACACTGATTGCTGTGTATGCCGACTGGGCATTCACTTCGATCAAAGGCATTGGTTGGGGCTGGGCTGGTATTGTGTGGCTTTACAACATCATCTTCTACTTCCCGCTCGATATCATCAAGTTCCTCATCAGATATGCTCTTAGCGGGAAAGCATGGGATCTTGTCATTGAGCAGAGG ATTGCGTTCACAAGGAAGAAGGACTTTGGTAGGGAAGAGAGGGAGCTGAAGTGGGCACATGCACAGAGGACCCTCCATGGGCTACAGGCACCAGATGCCAAGATGTTCCCGGAGAAGGCTGGGTACAATGAGCTGAACCAGATGGCTGAGGAGGCGAAGAGGAGGGCCGAGATTGCAAG GCTGCGGGAGCTTCACACACTCAAGGGGCATGTGGAGTCTGTTGTGAAGCTGAAGGGACTTGACATCGAGACCATCCAGCAGTCGTACACAGTGTAA